The following proteins are encoded in a genomic region of Corallococcus silvisoli:
- a CDS encoding CHAT domain-containing protein, which produces MSSPCEQLAAFVDGELPLDDTEAFRVHLVDCESCQADLEDQVQASLAVQAAAEARAASGPEARPGDSFGWSPGAEARSGEVLGAVRPVAPPPGRSERPRSRPTPAWDRRRVAGFAAAAAAVVLAVLAVVRPWRESGTERELPFAVASARPLEGRLSHPGLADYRAQGTMRGGADGRPELNLPALAALEAKGDLHGVATAWLAARDFARAAPILERLPSSPAVLGDRALAALGQGQPERALGLLEAGLEAAPDDARLHWNRGLALQALSLELAAAAEFQRVAQAKEPGWSAEATERADGLRQGALARRDSWQAMNTAGMALALEGTPYPAPMARRNPDLARLYLYHALRAAPSVARVRALAPLADVLDDASRTKTASAYVARVAAADFGKRGPLADTYREVLAGTRTLVGAEADAFLAKLRRSGERDLLLGAVLLLRQEDRFVEELATLVRQSGEPAWYEAPLARGRAQAALARGDTQTAEKSLQEGLASCRSAGFQYRCVDLQQHLSALYNRLDRRKEAQKLARSALEEAFRTDSWFQEEVLLSDLVTSARLSHAPALARAYLDEYVQHAPEDCARRSEYHHARALLAVEDLDAKAARREVQDALGCPTAPTLLEIAVAGDLLRLEGTAVPGRELDRVRERIRVLREDPSLTAGDQLLVNHLEGRILIERDPEAGQKLLRGVIAGSALRRSTDIEARKAWAHSHHVLVMDAGRSKEWGPAVELLAEEVDRTAPTSCLLALAGQDERLLFVARGPTGASDGVYLHALKRPLRERVPAVPERILQLLSGCDAVRVLAEPILQGRPGLLPADRAWSYLAPGGHRVEAPAVAPTSKRLVVSDVEPPAALSLPRLMPWKGVAAPGDVHLRGRAATPDAVLAEMEDATEVELHTHGLSGAGLSDAAFLVLSPDTAGRYALTAEDLEGHTLRGAPVVLLAACDANVGAWRYHAVWSLPSALIQAGARAVVAPSTEVPDVEAGAFFQRLLESLRRGEPPAQALRDTRERWLQQGRATWVQDLVAFE; this is translated from the coding sequence GTGAGCTCCCCGTGTGAACAGCTCGCCGCCTTCGTGGACGGAGAGCTCCCCCTCGATGACACCGAGGCCTTCCGCGTCCACCTGGTGGACTGCGAGAGCTGCCAGGCCGACCTGGAGGACCAGGTGCAGGCGAGCCTCGCGGTGCAGGCCGCCGCGGAGGCCCGGGCCGCGTCCGGCCCGGAGGCGCGGCCCGGGGACTCGTTCGGGTGGAGCCCTGGCGCGGAGGCGCGGTCCGGGGAGGTGCTCGGCGCGGTCCGCCCCGTGGCGCCTCCGCCCGGCCGGTCCGAACGCCCGCGTTCCCGTCCGACGCCGGCCTGGGACCGTCGGCGCGTGGCCGGGTTCGCCGCGGCGGCGGCCGCCGTGGTGCTCGCGGTGCTCGCGGTGGTGCGTCCGTGGCGCGAGTCCGGGACGGAGCGCGAGCTGCCCTTCGCGGTCGCGTCCGCGCGTCCGCTGGAGGGCCGGCTGAGCCACCCGGGCCTCGCGGACTACCGCGCGCAAGGCACGATGCGCGGCGGCGCGGACGGGCGTCCGGAGCTGAACCTGCCCGCGTTGGCGGCGCTGGAAGCGAAGGGGGACCTGCACGGCGTCGCGACCGCGTGGCTCGCCGCCAGGGACTTCGCGCGCGCGGCCCCCATCCTGGAGCGCCTGCCGTCGTCCCCCGCCGTCCTGGGAGACCGGGCGCTGGCGGCGCTGGGCCAGGGCCAGCCAGAGCGCGCGCTGGGGCTGCTGGAGGCCGGCCTGGAGGCGGCGCCGGACGACGCGCGCCTGCACTGGAACCGGGGGCTCGCGCTCCAGGCGCTGTCGCTGGAGCTGGCCGCCGCGGCGGAGTTCCAGCGCGTGGCCCAGGCGAAGGAGCCGGGCTGGAGCGCCGAGGCGACCGAGCGCGCGGACGGCCTGCGCCAGGGCGCGCTGGCGCGGCGGGATTCATGGCAGGCGATGAACACGGCCGGCATGGCGCTGGCGCTGGAGGGCACGCCGTACCCGGCTCCGATGGCGCGGCGCAACCCCGACCTGGCGAGGCTGTACCTCTACCATGCGCTGCGCGCGGCGCCGTCCGTGGCGCGCGTGCGCGCCCTGGCGCCGCTGGCCGACGTGCTGGATGACGCCTCGCGGACGAAGACCGCCAGCGCCTACGTGGCGCGCGTGGCGGCGGCGGACTTCGGCAAGCGGGGCCCGCTGGCGGACACCTACCGCGAGGTGCTGGCCGGCACGCGGACGCTGGTGGGCGCGGAGGCGGACGCGTTCCTCGCGAAGCTGCGGCGCTCCGGCGAGCGCGATCTGCTGCTGGGCGCGGTGCTGCTGTTGCGCCAGGAGGACCGGTTCGTGGAGGAGCTGGCGACGCTGGTGCGCCAGTCCGGCGAACCCGCCTGGTACGAAGCCCCGCTCGCCCGCGGCCGTGCGCAGGCCGCGCTGGCCCGGGGCGACACCCAGACGGCGGAGAAGTCCCTCCAGGAGGGGCTGGCGTCGTGCCGGAGCGCGGGCTTCCAGTACCGCTGCGTGGATCTCCAGCAGCACCTGTCGGCGCTCTACAACCGGCTGGACCGCCGCAAGGAGGCGCAGAAGCTGGCCCGCTCGGCGCTGGAGGAGGCGTTCCGCACCGACAGCTGGTTCCAGGAGGAGGTGCTCCTCTCGGACCTGGTGACGAGCGCGCGGCTGAGCCATGCGCCGGCGCTGGCCCGCGCGTATCTGGACGAGTACGTCCAGCACGCGCCCGAGGACTGCGCGCGGCGCTCGGAGTACCACCACGCCCGGGCGCTCCTGGCCGTGGAGGACCTGGACGCGAAGGCGGCCCGGCGCGAGGTGCAGGACGCCCTGGGCTGTCCGACGGCGCCCACGCTGCTGGAGATCGCCGTCGCGGGGGACCTGCTCCGGCTGGAGGGCACCGCGGTGCCGGGCCGGGAGCTGGACCGGGTGCGCGAGCGCATCCGCGTGCTGCGCGAGGACCCGTCCCTGACGGCCGGGGACCAGCTGCTCGTGAACCACCTGGAGGGGCGCATCCTCATCGAGCGCGACCCCGAGGCGGGCCAGAAGCTCCTGCGCGGCGTCATCGCCGGGTCGGCGCTCCGGCGCTCCACCGACATCGAGGCGCGCAAGGCCTGGGCGCACAGCCACCACGTGCTGGTGATGGACGCGGGCCGCTCGAAGGAGTGGGGCCCGGCCGTGGAGCTGCTCGCGGAGGAGGTGGACCGCACCGCGCCCACGTCATGCCTGCTGGCGCTGGCCGGCCAGGATGAACGGCTGCTCTTCGTCGCCCGGGGCCCCACGGGCGCCAGCGACGGGGTGTACCTCCACGCGCTGAAGCGGCCCCTGCGCGAACGGGTGCCGGCGGTGCCCGAGCGGATCCTCCAACTGCTCTCCGGCTGTGACGCGGTCCGCGTGCTCGCGGAGCCCATCCTCCAGGGACGCCCCGGGCTGCTGCCCGCGGACCGGGCCTGGAGCTACCTCGCCCCTGGGGGACACCGCGTGGAGGCTCCGGCCGTGGCCCCCACGTCCAAGCGGCTGGTGGTGTCGGACGTGGAGCCGCCGGCGGCCCTGAGCCTTCCGCGCCTGATGCCCTGGAAGGGCGTCGCGGCGCCGGGCGATGTCCACCTGCGGGGCCGCGCGGCGACGCCGGACGCGGTGCTCGCGGAGATGGAGGACGCCACGGAGGTGGAGTTGCATACGCACGGCCTCTCCGGCGCGGGCCTGTCCGACGCGGCCTTCCTGGTGCTGTCTCCGGACACGGCGGGCCGCTACGCGCTGACCGCGGAGGACCTGGAGGGGCACACGCTCCGCGGGGCCCCGGTGGTGCTGCTGGCCGCGTGCGACGCGAACGTGGGCGCATGGCGCTACCACGCGGTGTGGAGCCTGCCCTCCGCGCTCATCCAGGCCGGCGCGCGCGCGGTGGTCGCGCCTTCCACGGAGGTGCCGGACGTGGAGGCCGGCGCCTTCTTCCAACGGCTGCTGGAGTCCCTGCGCCGCGGCGAGCCCCCCGCGCAGGCGCTCCGGGACACCCGCGAGCGGTGGCTCCAGCAGGGCCGCGCGACGTGGGTCCAGGACCTGGTCGCGTTCGAATAG
- a CDS encoding RNA polymerase sigma factor, translated as MKELSPASREDVAEFQALVARCAPALEERARILCRGRNPSDAKDLLQETYERAFRAFHTYDRSAPPMAWLASILVRRFLDWCRHDRRHPQEEFTDAMGDTLAEAEAPPETWARYTLDDVWRAVEQLPPELREVVRMKDMERQSYAEIGRRLGIPSMTVGTRLFRARKKLKELLLAGQGSAGGPA; from the coding sequence GTGAAGGAGCTTTCCCCGGCCTCCCGAGAGGACGTCGCGGAGTTCCAGGCGCTCGTCGCGCGGTGCGCGCCAGCGTTGGAGGAGCGGGCCCGCATCCTGTGCCGGGGCCGGAACCCGTCGGACGCGAAGGACCTGTTGCAGGAGACCTACGAGCGGGCCTTCCGCGCGTTTCATACGTATGACCGGTCCGCGCCCCCCATGGCGTGGCTGGCGTCCATCCTCGTTCGACGATTCCTCGACTGGTGCCGGCACGACCGGCGCCACCCCCAGGAGGAGTTCACCGACGCGATGGGGGACACCCTGGCGGAAGCCGAAGCCCCGCCGGAGACATGGGCGCGCTACACGTTGGATGACGTGTGGCGCGCGGTGGAACAGCTTCCCCCGGAGCTGCGCGAGGTGGTCCGCATGAAGGACATGGAGCGACAGAGCTACGCGGAGATCGGCCGACGGCTCGGCATCCCGTCCATGACGGTGGGCACCCGCCTGTTCCGCGCCCGCAAGAAGCTCAAGGAGCTGCTCCTCGCAGGGCAGGGAAGCGCTGGGGGCCCGGCGTGA
- the dgcN gene encoding N-acetyltransferase DgcN: MDIDKPYLLFLGDVKDQLAAKTAHGIVDWRPEWCVGQLRLPGCAADCGLVDMDLAQAKARGARTLVVGVVNPGGVLADAWVDTLVRALEAGLDVATGLHKRLSSFPAVAAAAARHGRKLHDVRFPDRDFATGQGTKRPGLRVLTVGTDCAVGKKYTALALEKELRSRGWKADFRATGQTGILISGRGVALDAVVSDFVAGAAEWLTPANDVDHWDVVEGQGSLFHPSFAGVTLGLLHGAQPDAFIVCHEPTRTRMRGVRHPPPSIQDVIDRTVLEGRLTNPAIQCTGIALNTEQLGEDAALELLEATGRAHGLPCVDPLRTGTGPLADALASRFPRG; encoded by the coding sequence GTGGACATCGACAAGCCCTACCTGCTGTTCCTGGGAGACGTGAAGGATCAGCTCGCGGCCAAGACAGCTCACGGCATCGTGGACTGGCGGCCGGAGTGGTGCGTGGGTCAGCTGCGCCTCCCGGGCTGCGCGGCGGACTGTGGCCTGGTGGACATGGACCTCGCCCAGGCGAAGGCGAGGGGCGCGCGCACGTTGGTGGTGGGCGTGGTGAACCCCGGGGGGGTGTTGGCGGATGCGTGGGTGGACACGCTCGTGCGGGCGCTGGAGGCCGGGCTGGACGTGGCCACCGGGCTGCACAAGCGGCTCTCCAGCTTCCCCGCCGTGGCCGCGGCGGCGGCGCGACACGGGCGCAAGCTGCACGACGTGCGCTTCCCGGACCGGGACTTCGCCACCGGCCAGGGCACGAAGCGGCCCGGGCTGCGCGTGCTGACGGTGGGCACCGACTGCGCGGTGGGCAAGAAGTACACGGCGCTGGCGTTGGAGAAGGAGCTGCGGAGCCGGGGGTGGAAGGCGGACTTCCGGGCCACCGGACAGACGGGCATCCTCATCTCCGGCAGGGGCGTGGCGCTGGATGCCGTGGTGTCCGACTTCGTCGCGGGCGCGGCGGAGTGGCTCACCCCCGCGAACGACGTGGATCACTGGGACGTGGTGGAGGGCCAGGGCTCGCTGTTCCACCCCTCCTTCGCGGGCGTCACGCTGGGCCTGCTGCATGGGGCGCAGCCGGACGCCTTCATCGTGTGTCACGAGCCCACGCGCACGCGCATGCGCGGCGTCAGGCACCCGCCGCCGTCCATCCAGGACGTCATCGACCGCACGGTGCTGGAGGGCCGGCTGACGAACCCCGCCATCCAGTGCACCGGCATCGCCCTCAACACCGAACAACTGGGCGAGGACGCCGCGCTCGAGCTCCTGGAGGCCACCGGCCGGGCGCATGGCCTGCCCTGCGTGGACCCGCTGCGAACGGGCACGGGCCCCCTGGCCGACGCGCTGGCGAGCCGCTTCCCGCGCGGATGA
- a CDS encoding YebC/PmpR family DNA-binding transcriptional regulator: MGRIFETRKATMFARWNKMAKVFTRITKDIVIAVKAGGPNPESNPALRRAVQNARAANMPKNNVDSAIKRASGQDQADYQILLYEGFAPHGVGILVEAATDNVTRTVANVRFPFTKLGGSMGTAGSVSRLFERMGAIRLAAEGLNAEELELELIDHGLEEMGETTGEKGEKQLLLRCKFSDFGKLQAAIEAKGISPVSAESEYIPLPGTLKELPEEQATEVLKLVDMLEQDDDVQHVFHNLA; this comes from the coding sequence ATGGGACGCATTTTCGAGACACGCAAGGCGACGATGTTCGCCCGCTGGAACAAGATGGCGAAGGTCTTCACGCGCATCACGAAGGACATCGTGATCGCGGTGAAGGCCGGCGGGCCGAATCCGGAATCCAACCCCGCGCTGCGCCGGGCCGTCCAGAACGCCCGCGCCGCGAACATGCCGAAGAACAACGTGGACAGCGCCATCAAGCGCGCCAGCGGCCAGGACCAGGCCGACTACCAGATCCTCCTCTACGAGGGCTTCGCGCCCCACGGCGTGGGCATCCTGGTGGAGGCGGCGACGGACAACGTCACGCGCACCGTGGCCAACGTCCGCTTCCCCTTCACCAAGCTGGGCGGGAGCATGGGCACGGCGGGCAGCGTGTCGCGCCTCTTCGAGCGCATGGGCGCCATCCGCCTGGCCGCCGAGGGGCTGAACGCGGAGGAGCTGGAGCTGGAGCTCATCGACCACGGCCTGGAGGAGATGGGCGAGACCACCGGTGAGAAGGGCGAGAAGCAGCTGCTGCTGCGCTGCAAGTTCTCCGACTTCGGCAAGCTCCAGGCCGCCATCGAGGCCAAGGGCATCTCCCCCGTGTCCGCGGAGTCCGAGTACATCCCCCTGCCCGGCACCCTCAAGGAGCTCCCCGAGGAGCAGGCCACCGAGGTCCTCAAGCTGGTGGACATGCTGGAGCAGGACGACGACGTGCAGCACGTGTTCCACAACCTCGCCTGA
- a CDS encoding DUF2339 domain-containing protein, with translation MSDEGGEQDLRDTVKRLEATVSALETRLATLEGQGAPRPLSPAAVVTPPPPAPEPRDLEAHVGTYWLSRLGIVALIIGIAYLITYHFGELGVLARVGAGYLLSAGLGGFGLWLARKHQLFGRIVFGGGLALAYFVTYALHFIPAVRVIDSEALALVLLAAFVVAIVTIAHRMQSETVAGIALFLGLHTGMLSDITAFTLLSTTLLAAGALFFLVRNRWVIVPLSSLVAVYSTHVVWAVRTGHMAPGAPEHDRLLLSMGFLSLYFLLFSAALLVRPRDLPLRASLAFTLLNWVGLTSLGAYEVSREQDSRLFAFLLVVALAHGAGAGVARLQRAPVALMHTYLALGAVTLALAMPARYDDVALVAAWTATGLIAGLAARGVGSPVLRGVGVLILFVALAACEWETPGRMTPLLGLGVAFVLVERGGTVRVSGRVEPQVHPLFTAVCAVGAGLSLVALVGARMPSGLVTLGWVIAAFLLFGVGFALRERWYRLAALAVLGLSLARLVLVDVARLPPDQRVLTFILLGVMLLVVSYTYTRLRDRHG, from the coding sequence ATGTCGGACGAGGGCGGTGAGCAGGACCTGCGGGACACGGTGAAGCGGCTGGAGGCGACCGTCTCCGCGCTGGAGACGCGGCTCGCCACGCTGGAGGGACAGGGAGCACCGCGTCCACTGTCCCCGGCCGCTGTCGTCACGCCCCCTCCCCCCGCCCCCGAGCCGCGGGACCTGGAAGCGCACGTCGGCACCTATTGGTTGAGCCGCCTGGGCATCGTGGCGCTCATCATCGGCATCGCGTACCTCATCACGTACCACTTCGGGGAGCTGGGGGTGCTGGCGCGGGTGGGCGCGGGCTATCTGTTGAGCGCGGGGCTGGGCGGGTTTGGGCTGTGGCTGGCGCGCAAGCACCAGCTCTTCGGACGCATCGTCTTCGGTGGCGGTCTGGCGCTCGCGTACTTCGTCACCTACGCGCTGCACTTCATCCCCGCGGTGCGGGTCATCGACAGCGAGGCGCTGGCGCTGGTGCTGTTGGCGGCGTTCGTGGTGGCCATCGTCACCATCGCGCACCGGATGCAGTCGGAGACGGTGGCGGGCATCGCGCTGTTCCTGGGGCTGCACACGGGGATGCTCAGTGACATCACCGCGTTCACGCTGCTGTCCACCACGCTGCTCGCGGCGGGCGCGCTGTTCTTCCTCGTGCGCAACCGCTGGGTCATCGTTCCCTTGTCCAGCCTCGTGGCGGTCTACAGCACCCACGTCGTCTGGGCGGTCCGCACGGGCCACATGGCCCCCGGGGCTCCCGAGCACGACCGGCTGCTCTTGAGCATGGGCTTTCTCTCGCTCTACTTCCTGCTCTTCTCCGCGGCGCTGCTCGTCCGGCCCCGCGACCTGCCCCTGCGCGCGAGCCTGGCCTTCACGCTGCTCAACTGGGTGGGCCTGACGTCCCTGGGGGCCTACGAGGTCTCCCGGGAGCAGGACTCGCGCCTCTTCGCCTTCCTCCTCGTCGTCGCGCTGGCGCACGGCGCGGGGGCGGGGGTGGCCCGGCTCCAACGCGCGCCCGTGGCGCTGATGCATACGTACCTGGCGCTGGGAGCGGTGACGCTCGCGCTGGCCATGCCCGCGCGCTACGACGACGTCGCGCTGGTGGCGGCGTGGACCGCGACGGGGCTCATCGCGGGGCTCGCCGCGCGCGGCGTGGGTTCGCCGGTGCTGCGCGGCGTGGGCGTGCTCATCCTCTTCGTGGCGCTGGCCGCGTGTGAGTGGGAGACACCGGGGCGGATGACACCGCTCCTGGGGCTGGGGGTGGCGTTCGTGCTGGTGGAGCGCGGCGGGACGGTGCGCGTCTCCGGGCGGGTGGAGCCCCAGGTCCACCCGTTGTTCACGGCGGTGTGCGCCGTGGGCGCGGGGCTGTCGCTGGTGGCGCTGGTGGGCGCGAGGATGCCGTCGGGGCTCGTCACGCTGGGCTGGGTCATCGCCGCGTTCCTCCTCTTCGGCGTGGGGTTCGCGCTGCGCGAGCGTTGGTACCGGCTGGCCGCGCTGGCGGTGCTGGGGCTGTCGCTGGCGCGGCTGGTGCTGGTGGACGTCGCGCGGCTCCCGCCGGACCAGCGCGTGCTCACCTTCATCCTCCTGGGCGTGATGCTCCTGGTCGTCTCATACACATACACCCGACTGCGCGACCGGCACGGTTGA
- a CDS encoding cell division protein FtsK: MRRSRFHALLPALHPGVLGLMVWGGVVTQAGGAPRPEPAQEELASEFSAISGGDILFVGNSFTHGNEAPVYSYNKAAVTDLNGSGVGGIPGIFKKMTVQAGLSFNVSLETASGQTLRWHQVNRASIIGQANWDAVVLQEQSVTPLPAARGGAPANFMDAARALRALVLSSNPAASVFLYETWSSPTSVGTQGYPSGTPGLQAMQADLRDAYFKAYRDLGFTGVARVGDGYMRAVEQGLADPNPADGITPGMFNLWSAADSRHSSKYGSYLSAAVLFAKITQADPRNLATGAGSAAADLGISATEASELHRVAYEISSLADPVGTPHTRMPVTGATFTGAVTAGTPAQLTGAAQLASVTTAEGTFTQLVGATANAITGTNTPSARGSAPANANAAASGLGIHDGANNVGAGNFQFGMAFTAKTRFFIVDSTLASATIGDDTTVTLINASNQPVGTYSLSLLASDFTASAAGNTSTSLATVSYTSGVPSITGNPVGTVPSKLGAVSFSLSDLGVTDVASVSGATGLRLTSATLDPNVVGLYTVP; this comes from the coding sequence ATGCGCCGGTCCCGCTTCCATGCGCTGTTGCCCGCCCTCCACCCTGGCGTGCTGGGCTTGATGGTCTGGGGGGGCGTCGTGACGCAGGCGGGCGGTGCCCCTCGTCCCGAGCCCGCGCAGGAGGAGCTGGCGAGCGAGTTCTCCGCGATCTCTGGCGGCGACATCCTCTTCGTCGGCAACAGCTTCACCCACGGCAACGAGGCGCCGGTCTATTCGTACAACAAGGCCGCGGTCACGGACCTGAATGGCTCCGGCGTGGGAGGGATTCCAGGCATCTTCAAGAAGATGACGGTCCAGGCGGGGCTCTCCTTCAACGTCAGCCTGGAGACCGCCAGTGGACAGACGCTCCGCTGGCACCAGGTCAACCGGGCGTCGATCATCGGCCAGGCGAACTGGGACGCCGTCGTCTTGCAGGAGCAGAGCGTGACACCGCTGCCCGCGGCCCGGGGTGGCGCGCCGGCGAACTTCATGGATGCCGCCCGCGCGCTGCGCGCGTTGGTGCTGTCCAGCAACCCCGCCGCGAGCGTGTTCCTCTATGAGACGTGGTCATCGCCCACGTCCGTCGGCACGCAGGGCTACCCGAGCGGGACCCCGGGCTTGCAGGCGATGCAGGCCGACCTGCGCGACGCCTACTTCAAGGCGTACCGGGACCTGGGCTTCACGGGGGTCGCCCGGGTGGGCGATGGCTACATGCGCGCGGTGGAGCAGGGACTGGCCGACCCGAACCCCGCCGATGGAATCACCCCGGGGATGTTCAACCTGTGGAGCGCGGCGGACAGCCGCCACTCGAGCAAGTACGGCAGCTACCTGTCGGCGGCGGTGCTGTTCGCGAAGATCACGCAGGCCGATCCCCGCAACCTGGCGACGGGGGCGGGCAGCGCGGCGGCGGACCTGGGGATCAGCGCGACGGAGGCCAGCGAGCTGCACCGCGTCGCGTATGAGATCTCCTCGCTCGCCGACCCGGTCGGGACTCCTCACACCCGGATGCCGGTCACGGGCGCGACCTTCACGGGCGCGGTGACGGCGGGCACTCCGGCCCAGCTGACCGGCGCCGCGCAGCTGGCGTCCGTTACCACGGCGGAGGGCACCTTCACCCAACTCGTGGGCGCCACGGCCAACGCCATCACTGGCACCAACACGCCCAGCGCACGGGGCTCGGCGCCCGCCAATGCCAACGCGGCCGCCTCCGGCCTGGGCATCCACGACGGCGCGAACAACGTGGGCGCGGGCAACTTCCAGTTCGGCATGGCCTTCACCGCCAAGACGCGCTTCTTCATCGTCGACAGCACGCTGGCCTCCGCGACGATTGGCGACGACACCACCGTCACGTTGATCAACGCGTCCAACCAGCCCGTGGGGACGTATTCGCTGTCCCTGCTCGCGAGCGACTTCACCGCGTCGGCCGCGGGAAACACCTCCACCTCGCTGGCGACCGTCTCCTACACGAGCGGTGTGCCGAGCATCACCGGCAACCCCGTGGGCACGGTGCCGTCGAAGCTGGGGGCCGTGTCCTTCTCCTTGTCGGACCTGGGGGTGACCGACGTCGCGAGCGTCAGCGGCGCCACCGGCCTCCGGCTGACCAGCGCGACGCTGGATCCGAACGTCGTCGGGCTCTACACCGTCCCCTGA
- a CDS encoding DUF302 domain-containing protein, which translates to MTKHVPGPEATPFTGVRVTHRSTLAFDEVRSRLRSRLGEVTVPEIARLSMETGSAQEFEERMRPLLGGSGFVLMAEIDHGAWMHRVGIHRRLVRWIFGNPIIAATMLRHDATAGLFVPVELLIEEAVPAAGCTVTYVRPSSLIAVGDNRELLVAAQALDAKVEAFLTSSGI; encoded by the coding sequence ATGACGAAGCACGTGCCTGGCCCCGAGGCCACGCCCTTCACGGGCGTGCGAGTGACCCATCGGAGCACGCTCGCGTTCGACGAGGTGCGAAGTCGGCTTCGCTCCCGCCTTGGAGAGGTCACGGTGCCGGAGATCGCGCGGCTGAGCATGGAGACCGGGTCCGCCCAGGAGTTCGAGGAGCGGATGCGTCCCTTGCTCGGCGGCAGCGGTTTCGTGCTCATGGCGGAGATCGACCACGGTGCGTGGATGCACCGGGTGGGGATCCACCGACGGCTGGTGCGCTGGATCTTCGGCAATCCCATCATCGCGGCCACGATGCTGCGGCATGACGCGACGGCGGGCTTGTTCGTGCCTGTCGAGCTCCTCATCGAAGAGGCCGTGCCCGCGGCTGGATGCACCGTGACCTATGTCCGGCCATCGTCGTTGATTGCCGTGGGTGACAACCGGGAGCTCCTCGTGGCGGCGCAAGCGCTCGACGCGAAGGTCGAGGCGTTCCTCACGTCATCCGGCATCTGA
- a CDS encoding patatin-like phospholipase family protein, translating into MSQATPLPAPEQHGPLGPLALALSGGGYRAAAFHLGTLRLLDTVGLLPDVVGLSTVSGGTLLGLAWVVSQIDGTPFKTFHEAYSAYLKRTNVIAEALTGLTSDREHGSHAWASLIRSAADVYARPDFLGDRRFGEVLGASGLPLQEAIFNSTEFHTGLDFRFRRSGNPNTILGNNGYRLPRTVAPHIRLADIAAASSCFPGGFEPLVFPQQFHWPEGFPLEAAREALGPKFQDGLPLMDGGIYDNQGIDSLLLAYDRAESPPTLLISDVSTQDPQMYNVPENPTKRGWVTLNGVSWLAWGLLLLALASAAILAWRGFDAVSSGTWAPRDYLLYLVPGVLTAAVATALFWVRARLDDATALLKKQMNLDVWPSFKKLTVPEFSQMLVLRASSLMALTSKVFMKRVRGLVFGRLYQDPRFKNQRVSNLISALTVDRPNLFSRHPWIKPEARLVAQATQACQMPTTLWFTADAQFTTVESTGAATACFVLLRHLLDHHAGQFESPGRPLHELYVRLRQEWAAFNPSNPLPGEPQRSMAA; encoded by the coding sequence ATGAGCCAAGCCACCCCGCTCCCCGCCCCCGAGCAGCACGGTCCGCTCGGCCCCCTCGCGCTGGCCCTGTCCGGCGGCGGCTATCGCGCGGCGGCGTTCCACCTGGGAACGCTGCGCCTGCTGGACACCGTGGGACTGCTGCCCGACGTCGTGGGGCTGTCCACCGTCTCTGGCGGGACGCTCCTCGGGCTGGCCTGGGTGGTGAGCCAGATTGACGGCACCCCGTTCAAGACGTTCCACGAGGCCTATTCGGCCTACCTGAAGCGCACGAACGTGATCGCCGAGGCGCTGACCGGGCTGACCTCGGACCGCGAGCACGGCAGCCATGCCTGGGCCAGCCTGATCCGCTCCGCCGCGGACGTCTACGCGCGGCCTGACTTCCTGGGGGACCGCCGCTTCGGAGAGGTGCTTGGCGCCAGCGGACTCCCACTCCAGGAGGCCATCTTCAACTCCACCGAGTTCCACACGGGCCTGGACTTCCGCTTCCGGCGCAGCGGCAACCCCAACACGATCCTCGGCAACAACGGCTACCGGCTGCCCCGCACCGTGGCCCCGCACATCCGGCTGGCGGACATCGCGGCCGCGTCGTCCTGCTTCCCGGGTGGCTTCGAGCCGCTGGTCTTCCCGCAGCAGTTCCACTGGCCTGAAGGCTTCCCGCTCGAAGCCGCGCGCGAGGCGCTGGGACCGAAGTTCCAGGACGGCCTGCCGCTGATGGATGGCGGCATCTACGACAACCAGGGCATCGACAGCCTGCTCCTGGCATACGACCGCGCCGAGTCCCCGCCCACGTTGCTCATCTCCGACGTCAGCACGCAGGATCCGCAGATGTACAACGTCCCCGAGAACCCGACGAAGCGGGGCTGGGTGACGCTGAACGGGGTCTCCTGGCTCGCATGGGGGCTGCTCCTCCTGGCCCTGGCCTCCGCCGCCATCCTGGCGTGGCGCGGGTTCGACGCCGTGAGCTCGGGCACCTGGGCGCCCCGGGACTACCTCCTGTACCTGGTCCCCGGCGTCCTGACCGCGGCGGTGGCGACGGCGCTGTTCTGGGTCCGCGCCCGGCTGGACGACGCCACCGCCCTGCTCAAGAAACAGATGAACCTGGACGTCTGGCCCTCGTTCAAGAAGCTCACGGTCCCGGAGTTCTCGCAGATGCTGGTGCTGCGGGCCTCGTCGCTGATGGCCCTGACGTCCAAGGTGTTCATGAAGCGCGTGCGCGGGCTGGTCTTCGGAAGGCTGTATCAAGACCCCCGCTTCAAGAACCAGCGCGTCTCCAACCTCATCTCCGCGCTCACGGTGGACCGCCCCAACCTCTTCTCCCGGCACCCCTGGATCAAGCCCGAGGCGCGGCTGGTGGCCCAGGCCACGCAGGCCTGCCAGATGCCCACCACGCTCTGGTTCACGGCCGACGCGCAGTTCACCACGGTGGAGTCCACGGGCGCGGCCACCGCCTGCTTCGTGCTCCTGCGCCACCTGCTCGACCACCACGCGGGACAGTTCGAGTCACCGGGTCGTCCGCTGCACGAGCTGTACGTTCGGCTGAGGCAGGAGTGGGCGGCGTTCAACCCGTCCAACCCCCTGCCAGGGGAGCCCCAGCGGTCCATGGCGGCCTAG